Proteins co-encoded in one Cucurbita pepo subsp. pepo cultivar mu-cu-16 chromosome LG15, ASM280686v2, whole genome shotgun sequence genomic window:
- the LOC111811127 gene encoding LOW QUALITY PROTEIN: GDSL esterase/lipase At5g03980-like (The sequence of the model RefSeq protein was modified relative to this genomic sequence to represent the inferred CDS: deleted 1 base in 1 codon), whose product MAFLPNLPLLLSSFFLLLLLHSPSNAADHPPKATCMFEAIYQLGDSISDTGNLIRENPATPFSRLPYGESFFNNPTGRCSNGLLIIDQFAIVAGLPLINPYLDKDAPMTHGVNFAVAGSTALPSEVLAQKKISSRVTNSSLSKQLDWMSTHFNITCLFKENDCTKKLKNALFFVGEIGGNDYNYALFQGKTIEEVRNMVPEVVQIIKEAVQRVINYGAFQVIVPGNFPIGCLPIYLAGFQTDDATAYDELHCLKDLNNLAIYHNTHLNDAIKSLRKENPNVNIVYGDYYNALLWVLREASSLGFDETSLHKPCCGMDGDYEFNLMQMCGAPGVPVCGNPGERISWDGIHLTQNAYRLMTYWLILNILPRLYCIP is encoded by the exons ATGGCGTTTCTCCCTAATTTGCCTCtcctcctttcttctttctttcttcttcttcttcttcattcaccGTCCAATGCCGCCGATCATCCGCCGAAGGCCACCTGCATGTTCGAAGCTATCTACCAACTGGGCGACTCTATTTCAGACACCGGAAACCTCATCCGAGAAAATCCCGCCACCCCTTTTTCCCGTCTCCCTTACGGGGAATCCTTCTTCAACAACCCCACTGGCCGCTGTTCTAATGGCTTGCTAATCATCGATCAATTTG CTATTGTCGCTGGACTTCCTTTGATAAACCCTTATTTGGACAAGGATGCACCAATGACTCACGGGGTGAATTTCGCAGTGGCTGGCTCTACGGCTTTGCCTTCGGAAGTTCTTGCTCAAAAGAAAATCTCTTCTCGCGTCACCAACTCGTCTTTGTCTAAACAGCTTGATTGGATGTCTACTCATTTCAACATTACTTGTCTCTTCAAAGAGAATG ATTGTaccaagaaattgaagaatgctttgttctttgttgGTGAGATTGGAGGGAATGATTACAACTATGCGCTGTTCCAAGGCAAGACTATAGAAGAAGTTAGAAATATGGTTCCTGAAgttgttcaaattataaaGGAGGCAGTCCAG AGAGTCATAAATTACGGTGCTTTTCAAGTT ATTGTGCCGGGAAACTTTCCAATAGGCTGCCTACCAATCTATCTCGCTGGATTTCAAACCGACGATGCCACTGCTTATGATGAGCTTCACTGTTTGAAGGATTTGAACAACTTAGCAATCTATCACAACACCCATCTGAATGATGCTATCAAATCCTTGAGAAAAGAGAACCCAAATGTGAATATCGTGTATGGTGATTACTATAATGCACTCTTGTGGGTTCTACGAGAAGCTTCCTCTCTCG GCTTTGATGAAACGTCCCTGCATAAGCCTTGTTGTGGAATGGATGGTGATTATGAGTTCAACCTGATGCAAATGTGTGGAGCTCCTGGAGTGCCGGTTTGTGGTAATCCTGGAGAGCGAATCAGTTGGGATGGAATTCATTTGACGCAAAATGCTTACAGACTTATGACATATTGGCTCATTCTCAACATACTTCCACGGCTTTATTGCATACCTTGA
- the LOC111811128 gene encoding uncharacterized protein LOC111811128 — protein MDPYSIYSITRCEGCVVEHVPIVEWKGPWGLGGFQPKPNPYFNATLFQIRPLQLFEKKKRNQSLRPSLHYILLSFSSFYFALLSVLRLLISMDDNNKALSVMEPKPSHPLHQIAETPTHKLLLKQWLKEEELIFGRISLKETQIDSVRKEITMLHIFFFIFHSTAVLLLFNASTKDFHGVACNRSWIPSLCSLLFSLGIIWAVRYKTDLEAHLEKLLEREKEDRNLLGKCVDELKRKGVEFDLLKEVDALRRAKSLRVEAKAVRKWSSRDFITLFFFSVSCMFLGIIRVVLCN, from the coding sequence ATGGACCCATATTCAATTTATTCTATTACCCGTTGTGAGGGCTGCGTAGTGGAGCACGTGCCCATTGTTGAATGGAAAGGGCCATGGGGATTGGGGGGCTTCCAACCAAAACCAAACCCGTACTTCAACGCAACGCTTTTCCAGATCCGACCgttacaattatttgaaaaaaaaaaaagaaatcaaagccTCCGACCTTCTCTTCACTACATTCTtctatccttctcttctttctattttgcACTTCTCTCTGTTTTGCGACTTTTAATTTCCATGGATGATAATAACAAAGCTTTATCAGTCATGGAACCGAAGCCTTCACACCCACTTCACCAAATTGCCGAAACCCCAACCCACAAACTTCTTCTCAAGCAGTGGCTCAAGGAAGAGGAACTAATCTTCGGAAGAATCTCTCTGAAAGAAACCCAAATCGACTCTGTGAGAAAAGAAATCACTATGCttcacattttcttcttcatcttccacTCCACCGCCGTGCTCCTCCTCTTCAATGCCTCGACGAAGGATTTCCATGGAGTAGCCTGCAACAGATCCTGGATTCCGTCGCTTTGTTCTCTGTTGTTCTCTCTGGGTATCATTTGGGCCGTGAGATACAAGACCGATCTTGAGGCCCACTTGGAGAAACTGctggaaagggaaaaagaagacaGGAATTTGCTGGGGAAGTGTGTTGATGAGTTGAAGAGGAAAGGGGTTGAGTTTGATTTGTTGAAGGAGGTGGATGCGCTGAGGAGGGCGAAGAGCCTGAGGGTTGAAGCTAAGGCTGTCAGAAAATGGTCTTCAAGGGATTTCATcactctgtttttcttctctgtttcctGTATGTTTCTTGGGATTATTAGGGTTGTTCTGTGTAACTAG
- the LOC111811393 gene encoding uncharacterized protein LOC111811393 has translation MSMASSSLGLIFAFSAIASIITHLAVLSEAQNPTQPTTDPDQARALNSIFSQWKISAPSGVWNLSGNLCSGRAVNTTTAIDSYGNPIPLIKCDCSASNGATCLITQLNVYAINVVGVLPPELWTLTSLTYLKLDQNFLTGTLSGSVGNLRELRSLSLGTNALSGPLPKELGSLSKLEMLAFGSNNFSGSLPPELGNLSMLKKLYIDSSGVTGGIPQSFSRLRNLNTVWASDNDLSGRIPDFIGSWTGLTTLRFQGNSFTGPIPSTFSNLTSLTELRIGELSNGSSSLAFISNMISLAILVLRNNNMTGSIPSNIGEFRNLTLLDLSFNNLTGEIPSSLFNLSSLSHLFLGNNKLTGTLPTQKSASLLNIDLSYNDLSGSFPSWINQQNLQLNLVANNFIMEGSSISGLPSGLQCLQRNFPCNRDRPIYSDFGIKCGGPQFRSSSGVLFEAEKETLGPATYFVTESNRWAVSNTGYFTGSNNSEYIANTLSQFPNTLVGELYQTQRLSASSLRYYGLGLQNGNYTVNLYFAEIVLSDSNTWQSRERRLFDIYIQGNRVVQNFNIRKEAGGSFLAVPKNFTAEVTENFLEIHLFWAGKGTCCIPNQGAFGPSVSAISATPDFKPNVSNVPPSSKEISRTGLIAREDNRKGLIVGLFVGLGSVFFLIIGAVFLIVQRRNRRRANEDEELLGIDARPYTFSFSELRGATSDFNPSNKLGEGGFGPVYKGTLSDGRMVAVKQLSVASHQGKSQFVAEIATVSAVQHRNLVKLYGCCIEADKRLLVYEFLENKSLDQALFGKKHLIIDWEKRFEICVGVARGLTYLHEESRLRIVHRDVKASNILLDGNLIPKISDFGLAKLYDDKQTHISTRVAGTIGYLAPEYAMRGHLTEKADVFGFGVVALEIVSGRPNSYPSLEQHKIYLLDWTWYLHENNRELEMVDPELSEFSKEEVKRVIGVALLCTQTSPALRPSMSRVVAMLTGDVEVGAVTSKPGYLIDWKFDDITSFIDTPSTEEPDSSLYASTSSNVVDIKKLPDKPLLHESFGAGFDGCPNLLNFRIVINKISFSLSKDALLLIHINPPSIILSVTDQASNSMSMFMASSSSGFIFAVCAIASIVCHLAVLSEAQNSTQPTTDPDQARALNSIFRQWRISAPSGAWNISGNLCSGRAVDTTTPVDINGNLNPLIKCDCSANNGATCLITQLHVYAINVVGVLPPELWTLTSLTYLKLDQNFLTGTLSPSVGNLTELRKLSLGINALSGELPKELGSLSKLELLAFGSNNFSGPLPPELGNLSMLKELYIDSSGVSGGIPQSFSRLRNLHTVWASDNEFSGRIPDFIGSWTGLTSLRFQGNSFTGPIPSTFSNLTSLTELRIGDLSNGSSSLAFIRNMASLTILVLRNNNMTGSIPSNIGEFRRLTQLDLSFNNLTGEIPSSLFNLSSLSHLFLGNNKLNGTLPTQKSASLLNIDLSYNDLSGSFPPWINQQNLQINLVVNNFTIEGSSSSGLPSGLNCLQRNFPCNRDRPRYSDFGIKCGGPQITSSSGILFERENETLGPATYFVTESNRWAVSNTGYFTGTNNPEYIGKTLSQFPNSLDTELFQTQRLSASSLRYYGLGLENGNYTVNLHFAEIAFPDSNTWQSRGRRLFDIYIQGNRVLQNFDIRKEAGGSFLAVRKNFTAEVTESFLEIHLFWAGKGTCCIPNQGAFGPSVSAISATPDFEPTVSNVPPNTEENNRTGLIVGLVVGLGSVFFLIIGAVFFVIQRRKRRRAYEDEELLGIDARPYTFSFSELRGATSDFNPSNKLGEGGFGPVYKGTLSDGRVVAVKQLSVASHQGKSQFVAEIATISAVQHRNLVKLYGCCIEADKRLLVYEFLENKSLDQALFGNKHLTVDWPTRFDICVGVARGLTYLHEESRLRIVHRDVKASNILLDGNLIPKISDFGLAKLYDDKKTHISTRVAGTIGYLAPEYAMRGHLTEKADVFGFGVVALEIVSGRPNSDPSLEQDKIYLLEWAWYLHENNCELEMVDPELSEFSKEEVKRVIGVALLCTQTSPALRPSMSRVVAMLTGDIEVTPVTSKPGYLTDWKFDDITSFIDNPSTEEPDTGRYASTSSSVVGAKHTPANDFEPMLHELLGEGR, from the exons ATGTCCATGGCGTCTTCATCTTTAGGTTTGATCTTTGCTTTTTCTGCTATTGCTTCCATCATCACCCACCTGGCTGTTTTATCTGAAGCTCaaaatccaactcaacccaccACCGATCCTGATCAAg CAAGGGCTTTGAATTCCATATTTAGTCAATGGAAGATATCGGCGCCATCAGGGGTGTGGAATCTAAGCGGGAATCTGTGCAGTGGGAGGGCAGTCAACACTACCACGGCCATTGACAGTTATGGAAACCCCATTCCTCTTATAAAATGCGATTGCTCAGCCAGCAATGGTGCAACTTGCCTCATTACTCAACt GAACGTTTATGCAATAAATGTTGTTGGTGTACTCCCCCCAGAGCTATGGACATTAACGTCCCTCACCTATCT GAAGTTGGATCAAAATTTCTTGACAGGAACACTATCTGGATCTGTTGGTAATCTCAGAGAATTGCGGAGCTT GAGCCTGGGAACTAATGCATTATCAGGGCCACTTCCGAAGGAACTTGGATCTCTTTCTAAACTGGAAATGTT GGCTTTCGGGTCCAACAATTTCTCTGGTTCCTTACCACCAGAGCTTGGAAATCTTTCTATGTTGAAGAAACT ATACATTGATAGCTCTGGAGTTACTGGTGGTATTCCTCAATCATTTTCACGCCTAAGAAACTTGAATACAGT ATGGGCATCAGACAATGACCTCAGTGGCAGAATACCTGATTTCATCGGGAGTTGGACAGGGCTCACAACTTT GAGGTTTCAAGGAAACTCTTTTACAGGTCCCATACCGTCGACATTTTCAAACTTGACATCTTTGACCGAGTT gAGAATAGGTGAATTATCCAATGGGAGCTCTTCTCTAGCATTCATCAGTAATATGATATCTCTAGCTATCCT GGTGCtgagaaataataatatgacAGGTTCAATTCCATCCAACATTGGAGAATTTCGTAATCTTACCCTGCT GGACTTGAGCTTCAACAACTTGACAGGAGAGATTCCAAGCTCGCTTTTCAATTTGAGTTCACTGTCACACTT GTTTCTTGGAAATAATAAGTTAACTGGGACCCTACCTACACAGAAGAGTGCATCACTTCTTAATAT AGACTTGTCATATAATGATTTATCAGGGAGCTTTCCTTCTTGGATCAACCAGCAAAACTTACAGCT AAATTTAGTCGCCAACAATTTCATCATGGAAGGTTCAAGTATCAG tGGGTTGCCTTCTGGATTGCAGTGTCTTCAACGAAACTTTCCTTGTAATCGAGACCGTCCAATAT ATTCTGATTTTGGGATCAAGTGTGGAGGTCCTCAGTTCAGAAGTTCATCAGGGGTTTTGTTTGAAGCGGAAAAGGAGACTCTCGGTCCTGCTACGTACTTTGTTACCGAGTCAAATAGGTGGGCGGTTAGTAATACTGGATACTTCACTGGGTCCAACAATTCTGAATACATAGCCAATACATTGTCTCAATTCCCAAACACCCTTGTGGGAGAACTTTATCAGACACAGCGACTATCTGCTTCGTCATTGAGATACTACGGACTCGGACTTCAGAATGGCAACTACACCGTGAACCTTTATTTTGCAGAAATAGTTCTCTCAGATTCAAATACATGGCAAAGCCGTGAGAGGCGTCtctttgatatatatatacag GGAAATCGTGTCGTAcagaattttaatattagaaaGGAGGCAGGTGGGTCTTTCCTTGCTGTCCCAAAGAACTTCACGGCGGAAGTTACAGAAAATTTCCTGGAAATTCATCTCTTTTGGGCGGGGAAAGGTACATGCTGCATACCTAATCAGGGTGCTTTTGGACCTTCCGTTTCAGCCATCAGTGCTACCCCAG ATTTTAAACCAAATGTCAGTAACGTACCACCAAGTAGTAAGGAGATTAGTAGAACGGGCCTAATTGCAAGGGAGGATAATAGAAAGGGCCTAATTGTAGGTCTCTTTGTTGGGTTAGGATCTGTTTTCTTTCTGATTATTGGCGCAGTTTTCCTTATCGTCCAGAGAAGGAATAGACGTCGTGCCAATGAAGATGAAG AGCTCCTTGGGATAGATGCTAGACCGTACACTTTTAGTTTTTCTGAACTAAGGGGTGCTACAAGCGACTTTAATCCATCCAACAAGCTTGGCGAGGGAGGATTTGGACCTGTTTACAAG GGAACACTAAGTGATGGAAGAATGGTTGCTGTGAAGCAACTTTCAGTGGCATCCCACCAAGGAAAGAGCCAGTTTGTTGCTGAGATTGCTACAGTATCTGCAGTGCAGCATCGCAATCTTGTGAAATTATATGGATGTTGCATCGAGGCCGATAAACGTCTCCTTGTTTATGAGTTTCTAGAAAACAAGAGTCTTGACCAAGCATTATTTG gaaaaaaacatttgattaTTGATTGGGAAAAACGTTTTGAGATATGCGTGGGTGTAGCAAGGGGCCTCACTTACCTTCATGAGGAATCAAGACTTCGCATAGTGCACAGAGACGTCAAGGCCAGTAACATCCTGCTTGATGGTAATCTGATTCCCAAAATTTCAGATTTTGGCTTAGCCAAACTTTATGATGACAAACAGACTCATATAAGCACCCGTGTTGCTGGGACAAT TGGTTATCTTGCACCTGAGTATGCCATGCGTGGCCACCTTACGGAGAAGGCTGATGTGTTTGGATTTGGCGTTGTGGCTCTTGAAATTGTGAGCGGAAGGCCGAATTCATACCCAAGCTTAGAGCAACACAAAATATATCTTCTTGATTGG ACATGGTACCTCCACGAAAACAACCGTGAACTGGAGATGGTGGATCCTGAATTATCAGAGTTCAGCAAGGAGGAAGTAAAGAGGGTGATTGGTGTAGCTCTTCTGTGCACTCAAACATCCCCAGCTCTTCGGCCATCGATGTCCCGCGTGGTAGCAATGCTGACTGGAGACGTTGAAGTGGGCGCTGTAACTTCCAAACCAGGATACCTGATAGACTGGAAATTTGATGACATTACAAGCTTTATTGATACTCCATCAACTGAAGAACCTGATAGTAGCCTTTATGCATCAACAAGTTCGAATGTTGTTGATATAAAGAAATTGCCAGACAAACCACTGCTCCATGAATCATTTGGGGCCGG ATTCGATGGCTGTCCCAATCTCTTGAATTTTAGGATtgttataaacaaaatatcattttctctATCTAAGGATGCGCTGTTGCTAATTCATATCAATCCTCCCTCCATAATTCTGTCTGTAACTGATCAAGCTTCCAATTCCATGTCCATGTTCATGGCGTCTTCATCTTCAGGTTTCATCTTTGCTGTTTGTGCTATTGCTTCCATTGTCTGCCACCTGGCTGTTTTGTCTGAAGCTCAAAATTCAACTCAGCCCACCACCGATCCTGATCAgg CAAGAGCTCTGAATTCCATATTTAGACAATGGCGTATATCGGCGCCATCAGGGGCGTGGAATATAAGCGGGAATTTGTGCAGTGGGAGGGCAGTCGACACTACCACCCCCGTTGACATTAATGGAAACCTCAATCCTCTTATAAAATGCGATTGCTCAGCCAACAACGGTGCAACCTGCCTCATTACTCAACt GCACGTTTATGCAATAAACGTTGTTGGTGTACTTCCACCAGAGCTATGGACATTAACTTCCCTCACCTATCT GAAGTTGGATCAAAATTTCTTGACTGGAACGCTATCTCCATCTGTTGGTAATCTCACAGAATTGCGGAAGTT GAGCCTGGGCATTAATGCATTATCAGGGGAACTTCCGAAGGAACTTGGATCTCTCTCTAAACTGGAACTGTT GGCTTTCGGATCCAACAATTTCTCTGGTCCCTTACCGCCAGAGCTTGGAAATCTTTCTATGTTGAAGGAACT ATACATTGATAGCTCTGGAGTTTCTGGTGGTATTCCTCAATCATTTTCACGCCTAAGAAACTTGCATACAGT GTGGGCATCAGACAATGAATTCAGTGGCAGAATACCTGATTTCATCGGGAGTTGGACAGGGCTAACGTCTTT GAGGTTTCAAGGAAACTCTTTTACAGGTCCCATACCATCGACATTTTCAAACCTGACATCTTTGACGGAGTT gAGAATAGGTGATTTATCCAATGGGAGCTCTTCTCTAGCATTCATCAGGAATATGGCATCTCTAACTATCCT GGTGTtgagaaataataatatgacAGGTTCAATTCCATCCAACATTGGAGAATTTCGTAGACTTACCCAGCT GGACTTGAGCTTCAACAACTTGACAGGAGAGATTCCAAGCTCGCTTTTCAATTTGAGTTCACTGTCACACTT GTTTCTTGGAAATAATAAGTTAAATGGGACCCTACCTACACAGAAGAGTGCATCACTTCTTAATAT AGACTTGTCATATAATGATTTATCAGGGAGCTTTCCTCCTTGGATCAACCAGCAAAATTTACAGAT AAATTTAGTAGTCAACAATTTCACAATTGAAGGTTCAAGTAGCAG TGGTTTGCCTTCTGGATTGAATTGTCTTCAACGCAACTTTCCTTGTAATCGAGACCGTCCAAGAT ATTCTGATTTTGGGATCAAGTGTGGAGGTCCACAGATCACAAGTTCATCAGGGATTTTGTTTGAAAGGGAAAATGAGACTCTCGGTCCTGCTACATACTTTGTTACCGAGTCAAATAGATGGGCCGTTAGTAATACTGGATACTTCACTGGGACCAACAATCCTGAATACATAGGCAAGACATTGTCTCAATTCCCAAACTCCCTTGACACAGAACTTTTTCAGACACAGCGTCTATCTGCTTCATCATTGAGATACTATGGACTGGGACTTGAGAATGGAAACTACACAGTGAACCTTCATTTTGCAGAAATAGCTTTCCCAGATTCAAATACATGGCAAAGCCGTGGGAGGCGTCTCtttgatatatatatccag GGAAATCGTGTCTTACAGAATTTTGATATCAGAAAGGAGGCAGGTGGGTCTTTCCTTGCTGTCAGAAAGAATTTTACGGCTGAAGTTACAGAAAGCTTCCTGGAAATTCATCTCTTTTGGGCAGGCAAAGGTACTTGCTGCATACCTAATCAGGGTGCTTTTGGACCCTCCGTTTCAGCCATCAGTGCTACCCCAG ATTTTGAACCAACTGTCAGCAACGTACCTCCAAATACTGAGGAGAATAATAGAACGGGCCTAATTGTAGGGCTCGTTGTTGGTTTAGGATCTGTTTTCTTTCTGATTATTGGTGCAGTTTTCTTTGTCATCCAGAGAAGGAAAAGGCGTCGTGCCTATGAAGATGAAG AGCTCCTTGGGATAGATGCTAGACCGTACACTTTTAGTTTTTCTGAACTAAGGGGTGCTACAAGCGACTTTAATCCATCCAACAAACTTGGCGAGGGAGGATTTGGACCTGTTTACAAG GGAACACTAAGCGATGGAAGAGTGGTTGCTGTGAAGCAACTTTCAGTGGCATCCCACCAAGGAAAGAGCCAGTTTGTCGCTGAGATTGCTACAATATCCGCAGTGCAACATCGTAACCTTGTAAAATTATATGGATGTTGCATTGAGGCCGACAAACGTCTCCTTGTTTATGAGTTTCTAGAAAACAAGAGTCTTGACCAAGCATTATTTG GAAATAAACATTTGACTGTTGATTGGCCAACACGTTTTGACATATGCGTGGGTGTAGCAAGGGGTCTCACTTACCTTCATGAGGAATCAAGACTTCGCATAGTGCACAGAGATGTTAAGGCCAGTAACATCCTGCTTGACGGTAATCTGATTCCCAAAATTTCAGATTTTGGCTTAGCCAAACTTTACGACGACAAAAAGACTCATATAAGCACCCGTGTCGCTGGGACAAT TGGTTATCTTGCACCTGAGTACGCCATGCGTGGTCACCTTACGGAAAAGGCTGATGTGTTTGGATTTGGCGTTGTGGCTCTTGAAATTGTCAGTGGAAGGCCAAATTCAGACCCAAGCTTAGAGCAAGACAAAATTTATCTTCTCGAATGG GCATGGTACCTCCACGAAAACAACTGTGAACTTGAGATGGTGGATCCTGAATTATCAGAGTTCAGCAAGGAGGAAGTAAAGAGGGTGATTGGTGTAGCTCTTCTGTGCACTCAAACATCCCCAGCTCTTCGGCCATCAATGTCCCGCGTAGTGGCAATGCTGACCGGAGACATCGAAGTGACTCCTGTAACTTCCAAACCAGGTTACCTTACTGATTGGAAATTTGATGACATTACAAGCTTTATAGATAATCCATCAACTGAAGAACCTGATACTGGCCGTTATGCATCGACTAGTTCGAGTGTTGTTGGTGCAAAGCATACGCCAGCCAATGATTTTGAACCAATGCTCCATGAATTATTAGGGGAAGGTAGGTGA
- the LOC111811150 gene encoding auxin-responsive protein SAUR71-like: protein MKQLIRRLSRVADSSQYCLLRSDSHAAAAAATKLRRSRILRSGTVPQGHVPVYVGEEMERFVVSAQLLNHPVFIELLDKSAQEYGYEQKGVLHIPCHVLLFERVLEALRLGDYDSRHLQDLLSNLSLES from the coding sequence ATGAAGCAATTGATTCGCCGTCTTTCCCGTGTCGCCGATTCATCGCAGTACTGTCTTCTCCGCTCCGACTCTcacgccgccgccgccgccgccaccaaACTTCGTCGTTCTCGAATCCTCCGTTCCGGCACTGTGCCGCAAGGCCACGTCCCTGTTTACGTCGGCGAAGAGATGGAACGGTTCGTCGTCAGCGCTCAACTCCTAAATCACCCTGTTTTCATCGAGCTCCTTGATAAATCCGCCCAAGAGTACGGCTACGAACAGAAAGGCGTTCTACATATTCCTTGCCATGTTCTTCTCTTTGAGCGTGTTCTTGAGGCTCTCAGACTTGGTGATTACGATTCTCGCCATCTTCAAGATCTTCTTTCCAATCTCTCTCTCGAGTCATAA